Proteins found in one Quercus robur chromosome 2, dhQueRobu3.1, whole genome shotgun sequence genomic segment:
- the LOC126714275 gene encoding uncharacterized protein LOC126714275 — MASKLHQLQSKAVQASQFVSKHGGAYYKQLLEQNKQFIQEPPTVEKCNLLSKQLFYTRLASIPGRYESFWKELDYVKHLWKHKQELKVEDAGIAALFGLECFAWFCAGEIVGRGFTITGYKV, encoded by the exons ATGGCGTCGAAGTTGCATCAGTTGCAGTCTAAGGCTGTCCAAGCTTCACAGTTTGTTTCAAAGCATGGAGGTGCTTACTACAAGCAGTTGTTGGAGCAGAACAAGCAATTCATTCAGGAGCCACCCACGGTGGAGAAATGCAACCTCTTGTCCAAGCAATTGTTTTACACTCGTCTTGCTAG TATTCCTGGTCGTTATGAGTCATTCTGGAAGGAACTTGATTATGTCAAGCATTTGTGGAAGCACAAGCAAGAGTTGAAGGTCGAAGATGCTGGTATTGCTGCTTTGTTTGGGCTGGAATGCTTTGCCTGGTTTTGTGCCGGTGAGATAGTGGGAAGGGGTTTTACTATCACTGGTTACAAAGTCTGA
- the LOC126714276 gene encoding probable phospholipase A2 homolog 1 codes for MQRSAGVPVQTRVSAAFAFVFTFLTVVANSSINNSETTCSRTCVAQNCNSVGIRYGKYCGVGWTGCPGEKPCDDLDACCKIHDECVGNHGVANVKCHEKFKKCIKRVQKSGKVGFSWECPYETAVPTMAQGMDLAILMSQFANVKDEL; via the exons ATGCAGCGTAGTGCCGGCGTTCCCGTTCAGACACGTGTCTCCGCCGCATTCGCCTTCGTTTTCACCTTCCTCACCGTCGTCGCCAACAGCTCTATCAACAACTCCGAG ACAACGTGCAGCAGAACCTGCGTTGCACAGAATTGTAACA GTGTTGGGATACGATACGGTAAGTACTGCGGAGTAGGGTGGACCGGTTGTCCAGGAGAGAAACCGTGTGATGATCTCGATGCCTGTTGCAAAATTCACGATGAATGTGTTGGAAATCACG GTGTGGCCAATGTGAAATGTCATGAGAAGTTTAAGAAATGCATAAAGAGAGTACAGAAATCTGGGAAAGTTGGATTTTCTTGGGAGTGTCCTTACGAGACAGCTGTGCCTACAATGGCACAGGGTATGGATTTGGCTATCTTAATGAGCCAGTTCGCTAACGTGAAGGATGAACTCTGA
- the LOC126714278 gene encoding uncharacterized protein LOC126714278, protein MLHRSFKPAKCKTALKLAASRIKLLKNKKDAQVKQLKRDVAQLLESGQERTAMIRVEHVVREEKTIAAFELIEIYCELIAARLPIIESQKNCPIDLKEAVASVIFASPRCADIPELMDVRKHFTAKYGKEFVSAAVELRPDCGVGRMLVEKLSAKAPDSQTKIKILSAIAEEHNFKWDPNSLQEKDTKSNEDLLSGPNTFEKASKTYVEPHVQAPPNHDYRGPPNVQVSPKHEAKHDVSGNFHNSRSPHSQNFNSADVSANKATTFGTFNAEAGSSGTGSEEKEFRQSYSGDSNAFSSSRQNWNMEFKDATAAAQAAAESAERASMAARAAAELSSREKFTGQYSMESPKSSAYGLSHEGSQKYAESKLQGGHLAKGPISNASPRRNSWKQDVQVDHTEQDNLAGAADRFYRDDHKNTEKSTWSASVDNNPLVNVSQKTDRYTQRNSSELENSDSVGEVSVKKQSSNNKVEFVSDLNDGMKSEKIDYVGDLRIRKQSSRASSHSSTSSDEHIDILNLNHQMLGNDADQDSPVIDEVNIGTNDEETTSYDNAAVVFDGYGSGDNNYKFDEENEFTRQESSLFFSSPGRKSPVNLFENTNAWSPRRNIGESLEDSIFQSHSFSEQPSSSVVFSESLTSSTAPSQPHDLSHVTYDDSEGPSSDGEEELDKSKLVGSDSDIYHREQNVYDRNSDLNQSASHGLTGSSSVEKENVASNRKPWLPTSSVDSDPMEVRFDTNQGNKFSIVSEKKFGYGDVPSPRDKKSESDLSIKYNDHTPQLTDARKDDELLKESSLDSGSELNFGKLKGGLRNKGFRHPPYTRSPSGSASSLKQPSDDTFSKIEQSSSSVMGRTSVSYDVGNEEPHNQKVILKQSKEPYSTVLVSSSDSDNDDSKEELSQQSISSSREPYNQKAGTKVNKNSSSRVPIKYFGADTSDSEEDLPKQASSSNARPITGLSRRTKAPSSSTSRSSYSKATDIPEESLTPDYGVEGKAYSRSSYARESLTKPSSQTKSSDHWGSDEQRQSTEQAASKPMPVSKRSLHEESLKSSTRKQSSGSLPEILTSVSTERKAPSRSSYASDALTKPSSQTKSSEHLGNVELRQSTEQAASKPMPESRRSLYEESLKSSARNNSSGSLPEILTSVSTERKASSRSSYASEAPTKPSSQTKSLDSLVSAKQRRSTEQVASKPMPESKRSLRGESLKSSTGNHSSGSLPERSTSVEIPRSPSSSAETPSKEKGSHVHPKLPDYDAISAHFQSLRQSR, encoded by the exons ATGCTACATAGGAGTTTCAAGCCCGCGAAATG CAAAACAGCGTTGAAGCTTGCGGCGTCGCGGATAAAGCTGTTGAAGAATAAGAAGGATGCACAGGTGAAGCAGTTGAAAAGGGATGTGGCTCAATTGCTAGAGTCTGGGCAGGAACGGACTGCTATGATTCGT GTTGAACATGTTGTCAGGGAGGAGAAGACAATAGCAGcatttgaacttattgaaatatACTGCGAACTCATTGCAGCACGCTTACCAATCATTGAGTCACAAAA AAACTGCCCCATTGATCTGAAGGAAGCAGTTGCAAGTGTAATATTTGCATCTCCAAGGTGTGCGGACATTCCTGAGCTCATGGACGTCCGCAAACATTTTACAGCTAAATATGGAAAAGAATTTGTCTCTGCTGCTGTTGAATTACGTCCAGATTGTGGTGTAGGCCGTATG TTGGTTGAGAAGTTATCTGCCAAAGCACCTGATAGCCAGACCAAGATCAAAATCTTGAGTGCAATTGCTGAGGAACATAACTTCAAATGGGATCCTAACTCATTGCAAGAGAAAGATACAAAGTCTAATGAGGATTTGCTG AGTGGACCAAACACTTTCGAGAAGGCCAGTAAAACGTATGTGGAACCTCACGTCCAAGCTCCACCTAATCATGATTACAGGGGACCTCCTAATGTTCAAGTTTCACCTAAACATGAAGCAAAGCATGATGTATCTGGAAACTTCCACAATTCAAGATCGCCTCActcccaaaattttaattctgCAGATGTCAGTGCCAATAAGGCAACAACATTTGGCACCTTTAATGCAGAAGCAGGATCTTCAG GAACTGGAAGTGAAGAGAAAGAATTTAGGCAGTCATATTCTGGGGATAGTAATGCTTTTTCTTCGAGTAGGCAGAATTGGAATATGGAATTTAAAGATGCTACTGCTGCTGCACAGGCAGCTGCTGAATCTGCAGAGCGTGCAAGCATGGCTGCCAGAGCAGCTGCCGAACTTTCAAGTCGTGAAAAGTTCACTGGGCAATATTCTATGGAATCACCAAAGTCTTCTGCTTATGGTCTAAGCCATGAAGGGTCTCAAAAATATGCGGAGTCAAAGTTGCAAGGTGGACATCTTGCCAAAGGTCCAATTAGTAATGCCTCTCCTAGAAGAAATTCTTGGAAGCAAGATGTTCAAGTTGATCATACTGAACAAGATAATTTGGCAGGAGCAGCTGACAGGTTTTACAGGGATGATCATAAGAACACTGAGAAATCTACCTGGTCAGCTTCCGTTGATAATAACCCATTGGTTAATGTTTCCCAAAAGACAGATAGATATACTCAAAGGAACTCATCTGAACTAGAGAACAGTGACTCTGTAGGTGAAGTGAGTGTGAAGAAACAATCCAGTAATAATAAGGTAGAATTTGTTAGTGACCTGAATGATGGTATGAAATCTGAAAAAATTGATTATGTTGGAGATTTAAGAATCAGAAAACAATCAAGCAGAGCTTCCTCTCATTCAAGCACTTCTAGTGATGAACACattgatattttgaatttgaaccACCAAATGTTAGGGAATGATGCTGATCAGGACTCTCCTGTTATTGATGAAGTGAATATCGGCACAAATGATGAGGAGACGACTTCTTATGACAATGCTGCTGTAGTTTTTGATGGATATGGTTCTGGTGATAATAACTACAAATTTGATGAAGAGAATGAGTTCACAAGGCAAGAATCTAGTTTGTTTTTTTCATCACCAGGTAGAAAATCACCTGTAAATCTGTTCGAAAATACAAATGCTTGGAGCCCCAGGAGAAACATTGGTGAGTCCTTGGAAGAttctatttttcaatcacaTTCTTTCAGTGAGCAGCCTTCTTCTTCTGTGGTTTTTTCTGAAAGTTTGACAAGTTCTACAGCTCCTTCACAGCCACATGATCTGTCACATGTAACTTATGATGATTCAGAGGGCCCAAGTTCTGATGGTGAAGAGGAGCTAGACAAATCAAAGCTTGTTGGGAGTGACTCTGATATATATCATCGTGAACAGAATGTTTACGACAGAAATTCTGATCTGAACCAGAGTGCAAGTCATGGGTTAACAGGATCTTCATCTGTAGAGAAGGAAAATGTGGCATCTAACAGAAAGCCATGGTTACCAACCTCTTCAGTTGATTCAGACCCCATGGAAGTACGCTTTGATACAAACCAAGGAAATAAATTTAGTATTGTATCTGAGAAAAAGTTTGGTTATGGTGACGTGCCATCTCCAAGAGATAAGAAATCAGAATCAGACTTGAGCATCAAGTACAATGACCACACGCCACAGTTAACTGATGCTAGGAAAGATGATGAACTTCTGAAAGAATCTAGTCTAGATAGTGGTAGTGAGTTGAACTTTGGAAAGTTGAAAGGAGGCCTTCGAAATAAGGGTTTCAGGCATCCACCTTATACTAGGAGTCCATCAGGCAGTGCCTCATCACTCAAACAACCATCAGATGATACTTTTTCCAAAATCGAGCAATCCTCTTCTTCTGTAATGGGCAGGACTTCAGTTAGTTATGATGTTGGCAATGAAGAGCCACACAATCAGAAGGTGATTTTAAAACAAAGTAAAGAACCATACTCAACAGTCTTGGTCTCATCTTCTGATTCTGATAATGATGATTCGAAGGAGGAGCTCTCACAACAATCTATTAGCAGTAGCCGAGAGCCATACAATCAGAAAGCAGGCACTAAAGtaaataaaaactcaagctCAAGGGTCCCAATTAAATATTTTGGTGCAGATACTAGTGATTCTGAGGAAGATCTTCCTAAACAGGCTTCCTCTAGCAATGCTCGACCAATTACTGGATTGTCGCGGAGGACCAAAGCCCCTTCTTCAAGTACCAGTAGAAGTTCTTATTCTAAGGCTACAGATATTCCTGAGGAATCATTGACTCCTGACTATGGAGTGGAAGGGAAAGCCTATTCAAGGAGCTCATATGCTAGAGAATCTCTAACAAAGCCCTCATCTCAGACTAAGAGCTCAGATCACTGGGGAAGTGATGAGCAGCGTCAGTCAACAGAGCAGGCAGCTTCTAAGCCAATGCCAGTATCCAAGAGGTCCTTGCATGAGGAAAGTTTAAAGTCATCCACAAGGAAACAGTCATCTGGTTCTCTTCCAGAGATATTAACTTCAGTTAGCACTGAAAGGAAAGCCCCTTCAAGGAGCTCCTATGCTAGTGATGCTCTAACAAAGCCTTCATCTCAGACCAAGAGCTCAGAACACTTGGGAAATGTTGAGCTGCGTCAGTCAACTGAGCAGGCAGCTTCCAAGCCAATGCCAGAATCCAGGAGGTCCTTGTATGAGGAAAGTTTAAAGTCATCCGCAAGGAATAATTCATCTGGATCTCTTCCAGAGATATTAACATCTGTTAGCACTGAAAGGAAAGCCTCTTCAAGGAGCTCGTATGCTAGTGAAGCTCCAACAAAGCCCTCATCTCAGACCAAGAGCTTAGATAGCTTGGTAAGTGCTAAGCAGCGTCGGTCAACAGAGCAGGTAGCCTCTAAGCCAATGCCAGAATCCAAGAGGTCCTTGCGTGGGGAAAGTCTGAAGTCATCTACAGGAAACCATTCATCCGGTTCTCTTCCGGAGAGATCAACCTCAGTTGAAATTCCACGGTCTCCAAGTTCAAGTGCAGAAACTCCATCTAAGGAAAAGGGTAGTCATGTTCACCCAAAGCTTCCCGACTATGATGCCATAAGTGCACACTTCCAGTCTCTCCGACAGAGTCGGTAA